A single window of Streptomyces sp. NBC_00464 DNA harbors:
- a CDS encoding GNAT family N-acetyltransferase: protein MNDQPTHRREELLAVFDREMREHARPDGPGVRVERTDGLVRQVGGPHDWNGVVWSSPDLDAAGADAAIAAQVAHWTELGYDAFEWKLYGHDRPADLGARLLAAGFEPEEPETLLVAPVADQPTAVRLPDGVHLRTVRDEADVDLMARAHEQAFGSDWSRLRHQVLARLKEEPDHFVGVLAMAGDEPVSSARMELYPGTGFAGLWGGGTVEAWRGRGIYRALIAFRAGIAAERGYRYLQVDATEDSRPILQRLGFAALSTTTPYVCRPTS from the coding sequence ATGAACGATCAACCGACGCACCGCCGTGAAGAGCTGCTGGCCGTCTTCGACCGCGAGATGCGCGAGCATGCCCGCCCCGACGGCCCCGGCGTCCGCGTCGAGCGCACCGACGGCCTCGTACGGCAGGTGGGCGGGCCCCACGACTGGAACGGGGTCGTCTGGTCGTCGCCGGATCTGGACGCCGCGGGCGCGGACGCGGCGATCGCCGCGCAGGTGGCCCACTGGACCGAGCTCGGGTACGACGCGTTCGAGTGGAAGCTGTACGGGCACGACCGGCCGGCCGACCTCGGGGCGCGGCTGCTGGCGGCCGGATTCGAGCCGGAGGAGCCGGAGACCCTGCTCGTGGCGCCGGTCGCGGACCAGCCCACGGCCGTCCGGCTCCCGGACGGCGTCCACCTGCGCACGGTGCGCGACGAGGCCGATGTGGACCTGATGGCGCGGGCCCATGAGCAGGCGTTCGGCTCGGACTGGTCCCGGTTGCGGCATCAGGTGCTGGCCCGGCTGAAGGAGGAACCGGACCACTTCGTCGGAGTGTTGGCCATGGCGGGCGACGAGCCGGTGAGCTCGGCCCGGATGGAGCTGTACCCGGGCACCGGCTTCGCCGGGCTGTGGGGCGGCGGCACGGTCGAGGCGTGGCGCGGCAGGGGCATCTACCGGGCGCTGATCGCCTTCCGGGCGGGGATCGCCGCCGAGCGCGGCTACCGGTACCTCCAGGTCGACGCCACGGAGGACAGTCGTCCGATCCTCCAGCGCCTCGGGTTCGCGGCCCTGAGCACGACGACGCCGTACGTCTGCCGTCCCACCTCCTGA
- the pssA gene encoding CDP-diacylglycerol--serine O-phosphatidyltransferase codes for MPEAEAEDDAEDMPLSMRLSIADTLTLGNATCGFMAVYFTTTGILIPHLTGSDESGMARHSAATAVILMLMAAIFDLFDGLVARKLRSSPMGAELDNLSDLVSFGLAPAYFVLVYGMVADDAHQRVSALAAIVVLLAVVLRLARFSCVTLKDGMFQGMPSPFGALTVISIVLLELPFVPTLLAIIGVAWLMVSRVEYPKPRGVLAVAMLGWIVAAMGLLAGWAFDAPGGQLLLQTGCALQVVLGAVIPLFATARRVNTFRDNRREARAAQLP; via the coding sequence GTGCCGGAGGCCGAGGCCGAGGACGACGCCGAGGACATGCCGCTCTCCATGCGGCTGTCGATAGCGGACACCCTCACTCTCGGTAACGCCACGTGCGGCTTCATGGCGGTGTACTTCACCACCACGGGGATCCTCATCCCGCACCTCACGGGCAGCGACGAGAGCGGCATGGCGCGGCACTCCGCGGCCACCGCCGTGATCCTCATGCTCATGGCCGCCATCTTCGACCTGTTCGACGGACTCGTGGCCCGCAAGCTGCGCTCGTCGCCGATGGGTGCCGAGCTGGACAACCTCTCGGACCTGGTCAGCTTCGGACTCGCCCCGGCGTACTTCGTCCTCGTGTACGGCATGGTCGCGGACGACGCACACCAGCGGGTCTCGGCGCTCGCCGCGATCGTGGTCCTGCTGGCGGTGGTGCTCAGGCTTGCGAGATTCTCCTGCGTGACCTTGAAGGACGGCATGTTCCAGGGCATGCCGAGCCCCTTCGGAGCGCTCACGGTCATCTCGATCGTGCTCCTGGAGCTGCCCTTCGTGCCGACGCTGCTCGCGATCATCGGAGTGGCGTGGCTGATGGTCAGCCGGGTCGAGTACCCCAAGCCGCGGGGTGTCCTCGCGGTGGCGATGCTCGGCTGGATCGTGGCCGCGATGGGGCTGCTGGCCGGATGGGCGTTCGACGCCCCCGGCGGTCAGCTGCTGCTCCAGACCGGCTGTGCGCTCCAGGTGGTCCTGGGAGCGGTCATCCCGCTCTTCGCGACCGCCCGCCGGGTGAACACCTTCCGTGACAACCGGCGCGAGGCACGAGCGGCTCAGCTGCCGTAG
- the ccrA gene encoding crotonyl-CoA carboxylase/reductase — protein MKEILDAIQSQTDSKGGSAAGTAADFAALSIPESYRAVTVHKDEAEMFAGVASRDKDPRKSLHVEDVPVPELGPGEALVAVMASSVNYNSVWTSIFEPVSTFGFLERYGKLSDLSKRHDLPYHVIGSDLAGVVLRTGPGVNAWKPGDEVVAHCLSVELESSDGHNDTMLDPEQRIWGFETNFGGLAEIALVKSNQLMPKPDHLSWEEAAAPGLVNSTAYRQLVSRNGAGMKQGDNVLIWGASGGLGSYATQFALAGGANPICVVSSDQKAEICRKMGAEAIIDRNAEGYKFWKDEHNQDPREWKRFGKRIRELTGGEDVDIVFEHPGRETFGASVYVTRKGGTIVTCASTSGYNHEYDNRYLWMSLKKIVGSHFANYREAWEANRLVAKGKIHPTLSKVYSLEDTGQAAYDVHRNLHQGKVGVLALAPTEGLGVRDKELREQHIDAINRFRNI, from the coding sequence GTGAAGGAAATCCTGGACGCGATCCAGTCGCAGACTGATTCGAAGGGCGGCTCCGCCGCGGGCACCGCCGCGGACTTCGCGGCCCTGTCCATTCCCGAGTCGTACCGCGCGGTGACCGTGCACAAGGACGAGGCCGAGATGTTCGCCGGCGTCGCCAGCCGCGACAAGGACCCGCGCAAGTCCCTCCACGTCGAGGACGTCCCGGTGCCCGAGCTCGGTCCGGGCGAGGCCCTCGTGGCAGTGATGGCCAGCTCGGTCAACTACAACTCCGTGTGGACGTCGATCTTCGAGCCCGTCTCGACCTTCGGCTTCCTGGAGCGCTACGGCAAGCTCAGCGACCTCAGCAAGCGCCACGACCTGCCGTACCACGTCATCGGCTCCGACCTGGCGGGCGTCGTCCTGCGCACCGGCCCCGGCGTCAACGCCTGGAAGCCCGGTGACGAGGTCGTCGCCCACTGCCTCTCGGTCGAACTGGAGTCCTCGGACGGCCACAACGACACGATGCTCGACCCCGAGCAGCGCATCTGGGGCTTCGAGACCAACTTCGGCGGCCTGGCGGAGATCGCACTCGTCAAGTCCAACCAGCTGATGCCGAAGCCGGACCACCTCAGCTGGGAGGAGGCTGCGGCTCCCGGGCTCGTCAACTCCACCGCGTACCGCCAGCTCGTCTCCCGCAACGGCGCCGGCATGAAGCAGGGCGACAACGTCCTCATCTGGGGCGCGAGCGGCGGGCTCGGCTCCTACGCCACGCAGTTCGCCCTGGCCGGCGGTGCCAACCCGATCTGTGTCGTCTCCAGCGACCAGAAGGCGGAGATCTGCCGGAAGATGGGCGCCGAGGCGATCATCGACCGCAACGCCGAGGGCTACAAGTTCTGGAAGGACGAGCACAACCAGGACCCGCGCGAGTGGAAGCGGTTCGGCAAGCGCATCCGTGAACTGACCGGCGGCGAGGACGTGGACATCGTCTTCGAGCACCCGGGCCGCGAGACCTTCGGCGCGAGTGTGTACGTGACCCGCAAGGGCGGCACGATCGTCACCTGTGCCTCGACCTCGGGCTACAACCACGAGTACGACAACCGCTACCTGTGGATGTCGCTCAAGAAGATCGTGGGCTCGCACTTCGCCAACTACCGCGAGGCGTGGGAGGCCAACCGGCTGGTCGCCAAGGGGAAGATCCACCCGACGCTGTCGAAGGTCTACTCCCTGGAGGACACCGGCCAGGCCGCGTACGACGTGCACCGCAACCTCCACCAGGGCAAGGTCGGCGTCCTGGCGCTGGCGCCCACCGAGGGCCTGGGCGTGCGCGACAAGGAGCTGCGCGAGCAGCACATCGACGCCATCAACCGCTTCCGCAACATCTGA
- a CDS encoding protein meaA, translated as MTERQKDRPWLMRTYAGHSTAEASNELYRRNLAKGQTGLSVAFDLPTQTGYDPDHVLARGEVGRVGVPVSHLGDMRRLFQGIPLEQMNTSMTINATAMWLLALYQVVAEEQGADAGKLQGTTQNDIVKEYLSRGTHVFPPGPSLRLTTDMITYTVNRIPKWNPINICSYHLQEAGATPVQEIAYAMSTAIAVLDAVRDSGQVPEEKFGDVVARISFFVNAGVRFIEEMCKMRAFGRIWDRVTRERYGITDAKQRRFRYGVQVNSLGLTEAQPENNVQRIVLEMLAVTLSKDARARAVQLPAWNEALGLPRPWDQQWSLRIQQVLAHESDLLEYEDIFAGSHVIEAKVDELVTDSLAEMDRIEQMGGAMAAVESGYLKSELVSSHAARRARIEGGEEKIVGVNIYGTTEPNPLTADLDAAIMTVDPANEAKVVAALHEWRDNRDEPRATEALAALKKAAAGTENMMEATVECARAGVTTGEWSWALRDVFGEFRAPTGVSSAPVAVTAEAGTPLALVREKVARTAEDLGAGRLRLLVGKPGLDGHSNGAEQIAVRARDAGFEVVYQGIRLTPEQIVSAAVAEDVHCVGLSILSGSHAELVPDVLNRLRRTGAGDIPVIAGGIIPPADAEALIKAGVAAVFTPKDFGITEIIGRIVDEIRKANKLDPLEVPA; from the coding sequence ATGACTGAGCGCCAGAAGGACCGGCCCTGGCTCATGAGGACGTACGCCGGCCACTCGACGGCCGAGGCGTCCAACGAGCTCTACCGGCGTAACCTCGCCAAGGGTCAGACAGGTCTGTCGGTCGCCTTCGACCTGCCGACGCAGACGGGTTACGACCCCGATCACGTCCTCGCCCGCGGCGAGGTGGGCCGGGTCGGCGTGCCCGTCTCGCACCTCGGCGACATGCGTCGGCTGTTCCAGGGCATCCCCCTGGAGCAGATGAACACCTCGATGACGATCAACGCCACCGCCATGTGGCTGCTGGCGCTCTATCAGGTCGTCGCCGAGGAGCAGGGCGCAGACGCCGGCAAGCTCCAGGGCACGACACAGAACGACATCGTGAAGGAGTACCTCTCGCGCGGGACGCACGTCTTCCCGCCGGGGCCCTCGCTGCGGCTGACCACCGACATGATCACGTACACGGTCAACCGCATCCCGAAGTGGAACCCGATCAACATCTGCAGCTATCACCTGCAGGAGGCCGGGGCCACCCCGGTCCAGGAGATCGCGTACGCCATGTCGACGGCGATCGCCGTGCTCGACGCGGTCCGCGACTCCGGGCAGGTGCCCGAGGAGAAGTTCGGCGATGTGGTCGCCCGGATCTCCTTCTTCGTGAACGCGGGCGTCCGCTTCATCGAGGAGATGTGCAAGATGCGCGCCTTCGGCCGCATCTGGGACCGGGTCACCCGCGAGCGCTACGGCATCACCGACGCCAAGCAGCGCCGCTTCCGTTACGGCGTCCAGGTCAACTCGCTCGGTCTGACGGAGGCGCAGCCGGAGAACAACGTCCAGCGCATCGTGCTGGAGATGCTGGCCGTCACGCTCTCCAAGGACGCCCGCGCCCGCGCCGTGCAGCTGCCCGCCTGGAACGAGGCGCTGGGGCTCCCCCGGCCCTGGGACCAGCAGTGGTCGCTGCGCATCCAGCAGGTCCTCGCCCATGAGAGCGATCTGCTGGAGTACGAGGACATCTTCGCCGGGTCCCACGTCATCGAGGCCAAGGTGGACGAGCTGGTCACCGACTCGCTCGCCGAGATGGACCGGATCGAGCAGATGGGCGGCGCCATGGCGGCCGTCGAGTCCGGTTATCTGAAGTCGGAGCTGGTCTCCTCGCACGCCGCCAGGCGCGCCCGGATCGAGGGCGGCGAGGAGAAGATCGTCGGCGTCAACATCTACGGGACGACCGAGCCCAATCCGCTCACGGCCGACCTCGACGCCGCGATCATGACGGTCGACCCGGCGAATGAGGCCAAGGTCGTCGCCGCGCTGCACGAGTGGCGCGACAACCGCGACGAGCCCCGTGCCACCGAGGCGCTGGCCGCCCTGAAGAAGGCCGCCGCGGGCACCGAGAACATGATGGAGGCGACCGTCGAGTGCGCCCGCGCGGGCGTCACCACCGGCGAGTGGTCCTGGGCCCTGCGCGACGTCTTCGGCGAGTTCCGCGCACCGACCGGTGTGTCGTCCGCGCCGGTCGCGGTGACGGCGGAGGCGGGCACCCCGCTGGCCCTCGTACGCGAGAAGGTCGCCAGGACCGCCGAGGACCTGGGCGCGGGCCGGCTGCGGCTGCTCGTCGGCAAGCCCGGACTGGACGGGCACTCCAACGGCGCCGAGCAGATCGCCGTGCGCGCCCGGGACGCCGGTTTCGAGGTCGTCTACCAGGGCATTCGCCTGACGCCCGAACAGATCGTCTCGGCCGCCGTCGCCGAGGACGTGCACTGCGTCGGTCTGTCGATCCTGTCCGGCTCGCACGCCGAGCTGGTGCCGGACGTACTGAACCGGCTGCGCCGCACCGGCGCCGGCGACATCCCGGTGATCGCGGGCGGAATCATTCCCCCCGCCGACGCCGAGGCCCTGATCAAGGCCGGTGTCGCCGCCGTATTCACCCCGAAGGACTTCGGTATCACGGAGATCATCGGCCGTATCGTCGACGAGATCCGGAAAGCGAACAAGCTCGACCCTCTGGAGGTCCCCGCATGA
- a CDS encoding phosphatidylserine decarboxylase gives MPDSHTSATRGGVRIARGASPWLLPTVATAALSLTRARKSGRWAAVAVPTTALAAGMLWFFRDPEREITQGRVISPADGVVQSIMPWKDGRTRVAIFMSPLNVHVNRAPLAGTVTSVEHIPGGFVPAFNKESENNERVVWHFDTELGDIEMVQIAGAVARRIVPYIPQGTKVEQGERIGLIRFGSRVDIYLPEGVDVAVEVGQATTAGVTRIDRD, from the coding sequence ATGCCCGACAGCCATACCTCTGCCACACGCGGCGGGGTCCGCATCGCACGCGGAGCTTCGCCGTGGCTCCTGCCGACCGTCGCCACCGCCGCCCTCAGCCTGACCCGGGCCCGCAAGTCCGGGCGCTGGGCGGCGGTAGCCGTGCCCACCACCGCGCTCGCGGCGGGCATGCTGTGGTTCTTCCGCGACCCCGAGCGCGAGATCACCCAGGGTCGCGTCATCTCACCGGCCGACGGCGTGGTGCAGAGCATCATGCCGTGGAAGGACGGGCGTACCCGCGTCGCGATCTTCATGAGCCCGCTGAACGTCCACGTCAACCGCGCGCCGCTGGCCGGCACCGTGACCTCGGTCGAGCACATCCCCGGTGGTTTCGTTCCGGCGTTCAACAAGGAGAGCGAGAACAACGAGCGCGTTGTCTGGCACTTCGACACCGAGCTCGGTGACATCGAGATGGTGCAGATCGCGGGTGCGGTCGCCCGCCGCATCGTTCCCTACATTCCGCAGGGCACGAAGGTGGAGCAGGGCGAGCGCATCGGTCTGATCCGCTTCGGTTCGCGTGTCGACATCTACCTCCCGGAAGGTGTGGACGTCGCGGTCGAGGTCGGCCAGGCCACCACCGCGGGGGTGACTCGCATTGACCGTGATTGA
- a CDS encoding HpcH/HpaI aldolase/citrate lyase family protein, whose protein sequence is MTQPVNRLRPRRSCLAVPGSNPRFLEKAQGLPADQVFLDLEDACAPLAKEGARHHIVDALNNGDWTGKTRVVRVNDWTTHWTYRDVITVVEGAGPNLDCIMLPKVQDAQQVVALDLLLTQIEKTMGFEVGKIGIEAQIENAKGLVNIDDIAAASPRLETLIFGPADFMASINMKTLVVGQQPPGYGADAYHYILMRILMAARTHDLQAIDGPFLQIRDVDAYREVAGRAAALGFDGKWVLHPGQVDAANEVFSPSQEDYDHAELILDAYDWCTSEEGGKKGSAMLGDEMIDEASRKMALVIAGKGRAAGMQRTSKFEAPEA, encoded by the coding sequence ATGACCCAGCCCGTGAACCGTCTGCGTCCGCGCCGCTCCTGCCTGGCTGTGCCCGGCTCGAATCCCCGGTTCCTGGAGAAGGCCCAAGGCCTCCCGGCCGACCAGGTCTTCCTCGACCTGGAGGACGCCTGCGCGCCGCTCGCCAAGGAGGGCGCCCGTCACCACATCGTCGACGCGCTGAACAACGGCGACTGGACGGGCAAGACCCGGGTGGTGCGGGTCAACGACTGGACGACGCACTGGACGTACCGCGACGTCATCACGGTCGTCGAGGGCGCGGGCCCCAACCTCGACTGCATCATGCTGCCGAAGGTCCAGGACGCCCAGCAGGTCGTCGCGCTGGACCTGCTGCTCACCCAGATCGAGAAGACGATGGGCTTCGAGGTCGGGAAGATCGGCATCGAGGCGCAGATCGAGAACGCCAAGGGTCTCGTCAACATCGACGACATCGCCGCGGCCTCGCCCCGTCTCGAAACCCTCATCTTCGGCCCGGCGGACTTCATGGCGTCGATCAACATGAAGACCCTGGTCGTCGGTCAGCAGCCGCCCGGCTACGGCGCGGACGCCTACCACTACATCCTGATGCGCATCCTGATGGCGGCGCGGACGCACGACCTCCAGGCGATCGACGGCCCGTTCCTCCAGATCCGCGACGTGGACGCGTACCGCGAGGTCGCCGGCCGTGCCGCGGCGCTCGGATTCGACGGCAAGTGGGTGCTGCACCCCGGCCAGGTCGACGCGGCCAACGAGGTGTTCTCGCCCTCGCAGGAGGACTACGACCACGCCGAGCTCATCCTCGACGCCTACGACTGGTGCACCTCCGAGGAGGGCGGCAAGAAGGGCTCCGCGATGCTCGGCGACGAGATGATCGACGAGGCCAGCCGCAAGATGGCCCTGGTCATCGCGGGCAAGGGCCGCGCGGCCGGCATGCAGCGCACCTCCAAGTTCGAAGCGCCGGAGGCCTGA
- a CDS encoding MaoC family dehydratase, producing MQFGRTYEEFEVGAVYKHWPGKTVTEYDDHLFCLLTMNHHPLHMDSNYAEKTTDFGKNVVVGNYIYSLLLGMSVPDVSGKAIANLEVESLKHVAPTFHGDTIYGETTVLDKTPSKSKSDRGIVYVETKGYKQDGTLVCVFRRKVMVPTETYIKERGGEQPGRPELKQPSQKNVEK from the coding sequence ATGCAGTTCGGACGCACATACGAGGAATTCGAGGTCGGTGCGGTCTACAAGCACTGGCCCGGAAAGACCGTCACCGAATACGACGACCACCTCTTCTGCCTGCTGACCATGAATCATCACCCGCTGCACATGGACAGCAACTACGCGGAGAAGACGACCGACTTCGGCAAGAACGTCGTCGTCGGCAACTACATCTACTCGCTGCTGCTCGGGATGTCGGTCCCGGACGTCTCCGGAAAGGCCATCGCCAATCTGGAGGTCGAGTCGCTGAAGCACGTGGCGCCGACCTTCCACGGCGACACGATCTACGGCGAGACCACCGTCCTGGACAAGACGCCGTCAAAATCCAAGAGCGACCGCGGAATCGTTTACGTGGAGACCAAGGGCTACAAGCAGGACGGCACACTCGTCTGCGTGTTCCGCCGCAAGGTCATGGTTCCCACCGAGACGTACATCAAGGAGCGGGGCGGCGAGCAGCCCGGCCGCCCGGAGCTGAAGCAGCCTTCGCAGAAGAACGTGGAGAAGTAG
- a CDS encoding acyl-CoA dehydrogenase family protein: protein MTRLAQTAGLNDVQQEILSTVRDFVDKEIIPVATQLEHRDEYPIEIVEGLKELGLFGLMIPEEYGGLGESLLTYALCVEEIARGWMSVSGIINTHFIVAYMLKQHGTQEQKDTFLPRMALGEVRGAFSMSEPALGSDVSAISSKGVKDGDEYVLNGQKMWLTNGGTSSLVAVLCRSDEGHPEGTPPHKSMTTFLVEKEPGFGEVRPGLTIPGKIDKMGYKGVDTTELIMDGLRIPANRVLGGTTGRGFYQMMDGVEVGRVNVAARGCGVAQRAFELGVSYAQQRHTFGKPIAQHQAIQFKLAEMATKVEAAHAMMVNAARKKDSGERNDLEAGMAKYLASEYCKEVVEDAFRIHGGYGFSKEYEIERLYREAPMLLIGEGTAEIQKMIIGRRLLEEYRFQG from the coding sequence ATGACGCGACTCGCCCAGACAGCCGGTCTCAACGACGTCCAGCAGGAAATCCTCTCCACGGTCCGGGATTTCGTCGACAAGGAGATCATTCCGGTCGCGACCCAGCTGGAGCACCGCGACGAGTATCCGATCGAGATCGTCGAGGGCCTCAAGGAACTCGGCCTGTTCGGGCTGATGATTCCCGAGGAGTACGGGGGTCTGGGTGAGTCGCTTCTCACATACGCGCTGTGTGTGGAGGAAATCGCCCGCGGCTGGATGAGCGTGTCGGGAATCATCAACACGCACTTCATCGTGGCGTACATGCTCAAGCAGCACGGCACACAGGAGCAGAAGGACACCTTCCTGCCCCGGATGGCGCTGGGCGAGGTCCGTGGCGCCTTCTCGATGTCCGAGCCGGCGCTGGGCTCCGATGTCTCGGCGATCAGCTCCAAGGGCGTCAAGGACGGCGACGAGTACGTCCTCAACGGCCAGAAGATGTGGCTGACGAACGGCGGCACGTCCTCGCTCGTCGCCGTCCTGTGCCGGAGTGACGAAGGCCACCCCGAGGGCACTCCGCCGCACAAGTCGATGACGACCTTCCTGGTGGAGAAGGAGCCCGGATTCGGCGAGGTCCGGCCCGGTCTCACCATCCCGGGAAAGATCGACAAGATGGGCTACAAGGGCGTCGACACCACCGAGCTCATCATGGACGGACTGCGCATTCCGGCCAATCGAGTGCTGGGCGGCACCACCGGCCGAGGGTTTTACCAAATGATGGACGGAGTGGAGGTCGGCCGCGTAAACGTGGCTGCGCGTGGCTGTGGCGTCGCACAGCGTGCATTCGAACTGGGCGTTTCCTACGCGCAGCAGCGCCACACCTTCGGAAAGCCGATCGCCCAGCACCAGGCGATCCAGTTCAAGCTGGCCGAAATGGCCACCAAGGTCGAGGCCGCGCATGCGATGATGGTAAATGCAGCGCGCAAAAAGGACTCCGGGGAGCGAAACGACCTGGAGGCAGGGATGGCGAAGTACCTCGCCTCCGAGTACTGCAAGGAAGTCGTCGAGGACGCCTTCCGTATCCACGGCGGTTACGGCTTCTCCAAGGAGTACGAGATCGAGCGCCTCTACCGTGAGGCCCCGATGCTGCTGATCGGTGAAGGTACCGCCGAGATCCAGAAAATGATCATCGGGCGCCGACTCCTCGAGGAGTACCGTTTCCAGGGTTGA
- a CDS encoding TetR family transcriptional regulator, whose protein sequence is MSQPARSPRVSATPDVPESAAGTRAAAQRLKMRRELAAAAMELFATKGYEATTVDEIAGAAGVARRTFFRHFRSKDEAIFPDHDDTLVRAEAVLNAAPAHEHPLDTVCRGIKEVMRMYAAKPAVSVARYKLTREVPTLRQAEIASVARYERLFTRYLLGHFDERDHLAGNDDPLLAEVAASAVVTAHNHVLRRWLRADGQGDVEAQLDQAFSIVRDTFGTGIGAGRTAGNEPAKPPAASVSTEGEVLVAVARTDAPLDEVMRTIQQALKER, encoded by the coding sequence ATGTCCCAGCCCGCCAGGTCCCCCCGTGTGTCCGCCACGCCCGACGTCCCGGAAAGTGCCGCAGGCACCCGCGCCGCCGCCCAACGGCTCAAAATGCGCCGTGAACTGGCTGCCGCGGCGATGGAGCTCTTCGCCACGAAGGGGTACGAGGCGACGACCGTCGACGAGATCGCGGGCGCCGCGGGTGTCGCCCGGCGGACCTTCTTCCGGCACTTCCGGTCCAAGGACGAGGCGATCTTCCCGGACCACGACGACACCCTCGTGCGGGCCGAGGCGGTGCTCAACGCCGCCCCCGCGCACGAGCACCCGCTCGACACGGTCTGCCGGGGCATCAAGGAAGTCATGCGGATGTACGCGGCGAAGCCCGCGGTCTCCGTGGCCCGGTACAAGCTGACCCGCGAGGTACCCACCCTGCGGCAGGCCGAGATCGCCTCGGTGGCCCGCTACGAGCGGCTGTTCACACGCTATCTGCTGGGCCACTTCGACGAGCGCGACCACCTTGCCGGCAACGACGATCCGCTGCTGGCGGAGGTCGCGGCGTCGGCCGTGGTCACCGCGCACAACCATGTGCTGCGCCGCTGGCTGCGCGCGGACGGCCAGGGCGACGTGGAGGCGCAGCTGGACCAGGCGTTCTCCATCGTCCGCGACACGTTCGGGACGGGGATCGGCGCGGGCCGGACCGCCGGCAACGAGCCGGCGAAGCCGCCGGCCGCGTCGGTGAGCACGGAGGGCGAGGTCCTGGTGGCCGTGGCGCGGACGGACGCGCCGCTGGACGAAGTGATGCGCACGATCCAGCAGGCGCTCAAGGAGCGCTGA